From Paenibacillus sp. V4I7, one genomic window encodes:
- a CDS encoding carbohydrate-binding protein has translation MKKWLMGLLAFVLLFSFPASGFSYSNPQIVPDSWRWENGNFYGEGDPFILKFNGVYYLYTSTVDDKPGVKVWSSEDLLHWEYRGLCAEEPVTMGAYAPEVVYWNGDFYMYTALLRDDGTTQRGHRVLKSSSPTGPFTAQTGNKVNGIDGHVFIDDDGQWYFYSTGNGNIDVRPMSDPYTFGEKVNTGAVMKGWTEGPTLIKRNGKYYMTYTGNHIWSDAYRVDYASSTNPVTGFVPAASQNPILLDTEGDHVGLGHNSIVRGPDLDSDYMVYHSHAKPGRNLNLDRIVWNGDKLLVLGPTTSEQPDPAMPEFSDRFQRNGLGDDWRVVGGGNWGIRDGSTLYQDAMGEPEQSHKLLSQKATDDNFTAEFNLKQSDKGNSANPLMGAVFSYTNENNYGIAVLNPKQNRLETVFRVEGKDTDRVTTPLPDGYNYTKWHQIRVEKEGSDYRIHVDGMLKQTRPVERLGKGKIGYTTTDAHADFGYVAFSNKVGGNSANAAYKPIPGEIQAVHFNPNGNGKSDGNADQSKIAEDPDGGYHVALFNKGNLSYNVNVSEAGTYDVVIRYAAAADARVKLELDESTELTDMVRLPSTGGADQWNNLVIKDIKLPQGLHKLKVIAVGGALDVASLKLGRSAAAIPLSDDFNDGNDSDWMKFEQGWRVDTGEATPFDIPKPVPGIIEAPFYNTGGEGIAYHDNTSENIGGAYRGDSVDIRTNNNFNSLNVGWNQAGEWLKYNIDVKRAGMYKIEVTAATTFNDNQARIWLDDYTDLTGAINIPSTGGWNNWQTTVTEGVYLPEGRHAITFETVKGEYDFARLKFVSFDVPKSIPGVVEAVHYNTGGEGVGFHDNTSTNIGGQYRKDAVDIRVNPKGGWNVGWNQTGEWLKYNVSVAKPAAYDVSARIATGLDGGKVRLWLDDTIDLTGVVDIPNTGGWNNWRNVKLGDLTLPEGDHTIKVEIVQGEYDFASLSFNTLNESQMLPGTVLAVDYMNGGEGVAYHDNTPDNIGRLFRTDAVDIRMLPEGFTTGWNQTGEWMKYNVNVAEAGSYKLDLRVATGMAGSQVRLWLDDTTDLTGIINVPNTSGFHEWMTVTKEGVTLPAGNHTIKVEIVTGEFDFYSFRFHNDPIVPKQGVYKSQPKGYPKSVLGDSSWSDYIVETDIKLGANTQAGGNAGIIFRVNNPADGTLLGQNRNDFLQGYIAYLTTDGVHLGKFNYNFQYLTGTALAGTVGNWQHMKVVTSGTRIKVYVGDMEKPLIDYTDQSGTVFTHGKIGVRSFNSESLIDNFIVTPNPAE, from the coding sequence ATGAAAAAATGGTTGATGGGACTGCTTGCTTTTGTCTTACTCTTTTCTTTTCCTGCATCAGGATTCTCTTACAGCAATCCGCAAATCGTTCCGGACTCATGGCGTTGGGAAAACGGGAATTTTTATGGGGAAGGCGATCCGTTCATCCTGAAATTTAACGGAGTCTACTATCTATACACCAGTACGGTAGACGATAAGCCGGGTGTGAAGGTTTGGTCGTCGGAAGACCTGTTGCATTGGGAATATCGCGGACTGTGCGCTGAGGAACCTGTTACTATGGGAGCCTATGCCCCTGAGGTTGTTTACTGGAACGGCGATTTTTACATGTATACGGCTCTGCTTCGGGATGACGGTACCACGCAGCGAGGTCATCGCGTGCTGAAGAGCTCAAGTCCTACAGGTCCCTTCACAGCCCAAACGGGCAACAAGGTAAATGGCATTGACGGGCACGTATTCATTGACGATGACGGACAATGGTACTTCTACAGCACGGGCAATGGCAATATCGACGTTCGTCCGATGTCCGATCCGTATACGTTCGGAGAGAAAGTGAATACGGGAGCCGTGATGAAGGGTTGGACCGAGGGTCCGACGTTAATCAAACGCAATGGAAAATACTATATGACATATACCGGAAACCACATATGGAGCGATGCATATAGGGTGGATTATGCAAGCAGCACGAATCCGGTTACGGGTTTCGTGCCAGCCGCATCCCAGAACCCGATTCTTCTCGATACGGAAGGAGACCATGTCGGGCTTGGGCATAACTCCATTGTTCGTGGTCCCGATCTGGACTCCGATTATATGGTATACCACAGTCATGCCAAACCGGGGCGAAATCTGAACCTGGACCGAATCGTATGGAACGGGGATAAGTTGCTCGTGCTGGGTCCCACGACATCCGAACAGCCCGACCCGGCAATGCCTGAGTTCAGTGACCGGTTCCAAAGAAATGGACTGGGTGATGATTGGAGGGTTGTAGGCGGAGGAAATTGGGGAATCCGGGACGGTAGTACATTGTATCAAGATGCAATGGGTGAACCGGAACAATCTCATAAACTTCTATCCCAGAAAGCGACGGATGACAACTTCACGGCGGAGTTCAACCTGAAGCAATCAGATAAGGGGAACAGTGCGAACCCGCTGATGGGTGCAGTATTCTCCTACACGAATGAGAACAATTATGGTATTGCCGTGCTTAACCCCAAACAAAATCGTTTGGAGACCGTGTTCCGCGTGGAGGGCAAGGATACAGACCGGGTAACTACTCCTCTTCCAGATGGCTATAATTATACGAAATGGCATCAGATCCGTGTGGAGAAGGAGGGCTCCGACTATCGCATCCATGTAGACGGCATGTTGAAACAAACCCGTCCCGTCGAACGTCTTGGCAAGGGCAAGATCGGTTACACGACAACGGATGCCCATGCGGATTTCGGATATGTCGCGTTTAGCAATAAGGTGGGCGGAAACAGCGCCAACGCCGCTTACAAGCCGATTCCCGGCGAGATCCAGGCCGTTCATTTCAACCCAAATGGAAATGGCAAGTCCGATGGCAATGCCGATCAATCCAAAATCGCCGAAGATCCGGATGGCGGTTACCATGTCGCATTGTTCAATAAGGGGAATTTGTCATATAACGTAAATGTATCCGAAGCGGGTACCTATGATGTCGTAATCAGGTATGCCGCAGCAGCCGATGCGCGAGTGAAGCTTGAACTCGATGAATCAACCGAACTGACGGACATGGTACGGCTTCCTTCGACAGGCGGTGCGGATCAATGGAACAATCTGGTGATAAAGGATATCAAGCTTCCGCAAGGGCTGCATAAGCTCAAAGTGATAGCCGTCGGGGGGGCGCTTGATGTTGCCTCTCTGAAGTTGGGCCGCTCCGCTGCAGCGATCCCCCTATCCGATGATTTCAATGACGGCAACGATTCTGACTGGATGAAATTCGAACAGGGCTGGCGGGTAGATACCGGGGAAGCAACTCCGTTTGACATTCCCAAGCCGGTCCCGGGTATCATCGAAGCGCCTTTCTACAATACGGGCGGTGAAGGTATAGCCTACCATGATAATACGTCTGAAAACATCGGCGGTGCCTATCGAGGCGATTCCGTCGATATCCGTACGAACAATAATTTCAACAGTCTTAACGTCGGATGGAACCAGGCTGGCGAATGGCTCAAATACAACATCGACGTGAAACGCGCGGGAATGTATAAGATCGAAGTAACGGCAGCAACCACGTTCAACGATAATCAAGCGCGTATATGGCTGGACGATTATACGGATCTGACCGGTGCGATCAATATTCCGAGTACCGGGGGCTGGAACAATTGGCAGACAACCGTAACCGAAGGCGTCTATTTGCCGGAGGGCCGGCATGCGATTACCTTCGAAACGGTTAAAGGCGAGTATGACTTCGCGAGGCTGAAGTTCGTTTCCTTCGACGTACCCAAATCAATTCCGGGCGTTGTCGAAGCCGTTCATTATAACACAGGTGGCGAGGGTGTCGGTTTCCATGACAATACGTCAACGAATATCGGCGGCCAATATCGCAAGGATGCGGTTGACATTCGCGTCAATCCGAAAGGTGGCTGGAACGTCGGTTGGAACCAGACCGGCGAGTGGTTGAAGTATAACGTGAGCGTTGCCAAGCCCGCTGCCTATGACGTCAGTGCCCGGATCGCAACGGGGCTTGACGGCGGGAAAGTCCGGTTATGGCTTGATGATACGATCGATTTAACTGGGGTCGTTGATATTCCCAATACCGGAGGATGGAATAACTGGAGAAACGTCAAGCTTGGAGACTTAACGCTTCCGGAAGGTGACCATACCATTAAGGTTGAAATCGTCCAGGGCGAATATGATTTCGCTAGTCTCTCGTTTAATACTTTAAATGAATCCCAGATGCTTCCCGGGACCGTTCTTGCCGTGGATTACATGAATGGAGGGGAAGGGGTCGCGTACCATGACAACACACCGGACAATATTGGTCGTCTATTCCGTACCGATGCCGTCGATATCCGTATGCTCCCGGAAGGGTTCACGACGGGTTGGAACCAGACCGGTGAATGGATGAAATACAATGTGAATGTCGCCGAAGCAGGTTCATACAAGCTGGATTTGCGAGTAGCTACAGGCATGGCTGGCAGTCAAGTCAGACTTTGGCTTGATGATACAACCGACCTTACAGGTATTATCAATGTTCCAAACACCAGCGGCTTTCATGAATGGATGACGGTAACGAAAGAAGGAGTTACCCTTCCCGCAGGCAATCACACCATCAAGGTGGAAATTGTAACCGGCGAGTTCGACTTTTACAGCTTCCGTTTCCACAATGACCCGATCGTTCCTAAACAAGGCGTATACAAATCGCAGCCGAAAGGGTATCCGAAATCGGTTCTCGGTGACAGCAGCTGGTCGGACTATATCGTGGAGACGGATATCAAGTTGGGCGCAAATACGCAAGCGGGAGGTAACGCAGGCATCATTTTTCGTGTAAACAATCCCGCTGACGGAACGTTATTGGGGCAGAACAGAAACGATTTCCTTCAGGGCTACATCGCATACCTGACCACAGATGGCGTGCATCTGGGCAAATTCAATTATAACTTCCAGTACTTGACCGGAACGGCACTAGCAGGCACGGTTGGGAATTGGCAGCATATGAAGGTAGTTACGAGCGGCACTAGGATCAAGGTTTATGTTGGGGACATGGAAAAACCCCTAATTGATTACACGGATCAGAGCGGGACGGTTTTCACGCATGGCAAAATAGGGGTTAGAAGCTTCAACAGTGAAAGCTTAATCGATAACTTCATAGTGACGCCGAATCCGGCGGAATAA
- a CDS encoding transcriptional regulator, which produces MLELNIENPDELVLVAHALSTDLRVNIIQLLNTKKLNINEIADALQIPVSTAASNVKILEKARLIETELLPATRGAMKVCTRTYHDIHIILNSQFYHVQPDKNCYEIEMPIGYFTNCQVSPTCGMANTEKMIIQEDSPAGFFHPDRFSAQIIWFRKGFVDYRFPLELPKGAKIQSVQFSFEICSEAPNYDNNWPSDISFWVNGVDVGTWTSPGDFGGRKGKLNPGWWQEISTQFGLLKTLSVDGTMTAIDNVQVSSVNLHQLVLGNNSFIDLRLGVKDDATHKGGINLFGNKFGDYEQGIVMKVFYTI; this is translated from the coding sequence ATGCTAGAGTTAAATATAGAAAATCCAGATGAGCTTGTTCTTGTAGCCCATGCATTATCTACTGATTTAAGGGTCAACATCATCCAACTGTTAAATACAAAGAAGTTGAATATAAATGAAATTGCTGACGCACTTCAGATTCCTGTATCCACCGCAGCTTCCAATGTGAAGATACTAGAAAAGGCTCGACTCATTGAAACCGAGCTGCTGCCGGCGACACGCGGAGCTATGAAAGTATGTACGCGAACTTACCATGACATTCATATCATATTAAATTCACAGTTCTATCATGTACAGCCGGATAAAAACTGCTATGAGATCGAAATGCCCATCGGATACTTTACGAATTGCCAGGTGTCGCCTACCTGTGGGATGGCCAATACGGAGAAAATGATTATTCAGGAAGATTCGCCTGCCGGCTTCTTTCATCCCGATCGCTTTTCTGCACAAATCATCTGGTTCCGCAAAGGATTCGTTGATTACCGTTTTCCGTTGGAACTTCCGAAAGGTGCTAAAATTCAATCCGTCCAGTTCAGTTTTGAAATCTGCTCAGAAGCTCCAAATTATGATAACAACTGGCCATCTGATATTTCGTTTTGGGTGAACGGGGTCGATGTGGGAACATGGACCTCGCCTGGCGATTTCGGAGGGCGAAAAGGGAAGTTAAATCCAGGATGGTGGCAAGAAATTTCGACCCAGTTTGGATTGCTAAAAACGTTGAGTGTAGATGGTACTATGACCGCTATTGATAATGTTCAAGTGTCTTCCGTCAATTTGCATCAATTAGTGCTTGGAAATAATAGCTTCATCGATTTAAGATTAGGAGTGAAAGATGATGCGACACATAAGGGCGGTATTAACTTATTCGGTAACAAATTTGGGGATTATGAACAAGGGATCGTCATGAAAGTGTTCTATACGATTTAA
- a CDS encoding formylglycine-generating enzyme family protein, translated as MSEHTSSKPSCCGAGRNQIETGFVKVGKLERKSGALDITARTSKDNMIYLPGGSFLMGTDDGEGFPADGEGPIRTVEISSFYIDPCAVTNAEFHTFVEATGYVTEAEKFGWSFVFHLFVSPETAAKVKIKVQHTPWWLVVEGSDWRHPEGPDSSIEERLNHPVIHVSWNDATAYCRWAGKRLPTEAEWEYAARGGLEQKRYPWGDELKPGGVHRCNIWQGKFPDKNNQSDGFAGTAPVNSFEPNGYGLYNVSGNVWEWCADWFSPTYHLNSSKVNPLGPSSGDNRVLRGGSYLCHKSYCNRYRVAARSKNTPDSSTGNIGFRCVK; from the coding sequence ATGTCAGAACATACTTCTTCCAAACCATCCTGCTGCGGTGCAGGAAGAAACCAGATAGAAACAGGTTTCGTGAAAGTGGGTAAGCTTGAACGGAAATCCGGCGCGTTGGATATAACTGCTAGAACGTCTAAAGATAACATGATTTATTTGCCGGGCGGCTCTTTTCTGATGGGGACGGATGATGGGGAAGGTTTTCCTGCGGATGGCGAAGGACCTATCCGTACAGTAGAGATCAGCTCCTTCTATATCGATCCGTGTGCCGTTACGAATGCAGAATTTCACACATTCGTCGAAGCTACCGGGTATGTTACTGAAGCGGAGAAATTCGGTTGGTCGTTTGTGTTCCATCTGTTTGTTTCTCCGGAAACAGCCGCGAAGGTGAAAATCAAAGTGCAGCATACACCCTGGTGGTTGGTAGTGGAAGGCTCTGATTGGAGGCATCCGGAGGGGCCGGATTCCAGCATTGAAGAGCGTCTGAATCATCCGGTTATCCACGTCTCCTGGAATGACGCGACGGCATACTGCCGGTGGGCGGGAAAGCGGTTGCCAACGGAAGCGGAGTGGGAATATGCCGCTCGCGGCGGGCTGGAACAGAAACGATATCCATGGGGAGACGAATTAAAGCCGGGAGGTGTTCACCGCTGTAACATTTGGCAGGGAAAGTTTCCGGATAAAAACAATCAAAGCGATGGATTTGCAGGAACAGCACCAGTGAATTCGTTTGAGCCGAACGGATACGGGTTGTATAACGTATCTGGCAACGTGTGGGAATGGTGCGCGGATTGGTTCAGCCCGACATATCATCTGAATAGCTCCAAAGTTAACCCGCTCGGTCCGTCATCTGGTGATAACCGAGTGCTTCGCGGGGGATCTTATCTATGTCATAAGTCTTACTGTAATCGCTACCGGGTAGCGGCAAGAAGCAAAAATACGCCGGATAGTTCTACAGGAAACATCGGTTTCCGCTGTGTGAAATAA
- a CDS encoding carbohydrate ABC transporter permease — MSTNEIDLNKKSVTVRSQTKTKQWRLDILAFLFLLPFLALYSVFTLFPMIKGLQMSLYDWTLIKKMDFVGLNNYIAMVQDANFWRALWNSTYFVILSTPSMLIFALLLAVIANQKTRLQKFFRSVFFLPSVLSVSVVSYVGLFVIQPYTGFLNNLLKLVGILSVDQEIFWLTESSLAWIAITAITLWWTVGVNMILYLSAMQDIPDDIYEAGRLDGASERQMFFRMTLPLLGPITKTILLLQIIASYKVFLQIYIITRGGPGTDTRPIIQYIYEEGIKNNHMGYAATMSYALFAILLVLSLIQLRMSTKKEAV, encoded by the coding sequence ATGAGTACAAATGAAATTGATTTGAATAAAAAATCGGTCACCGTCCGGTCACAAACGAAAACAAAGCAGTGGCGGCTGGACATCCTGGCTTTTCTATTTCTTTTGCCTTTTCTTGCCTTATACTCCGTGTTTACGTTATTCCCGATGATCAAAGGACTGCAGATGAGTCTGTACGACTGGACGCTAATTAAAAAGATGGATTTTGTTGGCCTTAATAATTATATCGCTATGGTACAGGATGCAAATTTTTGGCGTGCGCTCTGGAACTCAACGTACTTTGTTATCTTATCTACGCCTAGCATGCTTATATTTGCTCTACTGCTCGCGGTCATTGCCAATCAAAAAACGAGACTTCAGAAATTTTTCCGCAGCGTCTTTTTCTTGCCGAGTGTATTATCTGTATCTGTCGTTTCGTATGTAGGTCTTTTTGTTATACAGCCTTACACAGGCTTTCTGAATAATTTACTTAAATTAGTTGGTATTCTTTCGGTAGATCAAGAGATATTTTGGTTGACTGAATCATCTCTTGCCTGGATTGCCATTACGGCCATTACACTTTGGTGGACTGTTGGGGTTAACATGATTCTGTACTTATCGGCTATGCAGGATATTCCAGATGATATTTATGAAGCCGGGAGACTCGACGGCGCTTCGGAAAGACAAATGTTTTTTCGAATGACGCTTCCATTATTAGGTCCTATTACAAAAACGATATTACTGCTTCAAATTATTGCTTCGTATAAAGTGTTTTTGCAAATTTACATCATTACTCGCGGCGGACCGGGTACAGATACACGGCCAATTATTCAGTATATTTACGAGGAAGGCATCAAAAACAACCATATGGGTTATGCAGCTACCATGTCGTATGCGCTATTTGCCATACTCCTTGTCTTGTCGTTGATCCAATTGAGAATGAGTACGAAGAAGGAGGCGGTCTAA
- a CDS encoding ABC transporter substrate-binding protein → MKTKKGLTSMLGATMLVSLLVGCSSNGGSSATPISTEKAAETTKPENTGGKKTELVFWTLFGGGDGEYMDQIISSFNKSQDNISIKNVKLEWAEYYTKLLTGVSGGKGPDIGVSHTSKLPELIKAGVVTELDTTGKAINLNWDNYNSNILSSATVNGKHYAVPIDTHPFIMYYNKKHLQTAGVLGTDGKPTIESGADGFVKFLTTLKDKLPKDVTPFAFSNNADDPYRLWWALYSQQGGNDVISDDGKTPAIDTDKAIKAANYIKDLYYTSKVIKPQDPDFYKTFQSGKGAIMMTGVWATGIWETTKDLDFGAMPIPNIFGNSKTWGDSHTIILPVTAKEDPKKREAALTFANYVAEKGGQVWAKAGHIPANKSVFDTAEYKALKYRSDYASVAGDVVFPKVSDKTWPKNDVLKKYLDEIWLNKTPTDAVFKKIDGELKTLLSK, encoded by the coding sequence TTGAAAACAAAAAAAGGTTTAACGTCAATGCTAGGCGCCACAATGTTAGTATCCCTATTGGTAGGTTGCTCAAGTAACGGTGGTTCAAGCGCAACTCCGATCAGCACTGAAAAGGCAGCAGAGACGACGAAACCGGAAAATACCGGAGGCAAGAAAACAGAGCTTGTATTCTGGACGCTGTTTGGGGGCGGCGATGGCGAGTACATGGATCAGATCATTAGTTCTTTTAATAAATCGCAGGATAATATTTCAATCAAGAACGTCAAATTGGAGTGGGCAGAATATTACACCAAGCTCTTGACTGGTGTGTCTGGTGGAAAAGGTCCGGATATCGGGGTTTCCCATACATCCAAATTACCTGAACTAATTAAAGCGGGAGTAGTAACTGAACTAGATACGACTGGTAAGGCCATTAATCTCAACTGGGATAACTATAACAGCAATATTTTGAGTTCCGCTACAGTGAATGGAAAGCATTATGCGGTACCGATCGATACGCATCCTTTCATCATGTACTACAATAAGAAGCATTTACAAACAGCTGGAGTGCTGGGCACTGATGGCAAACCTACAATTGAATCAGGTGCTGATGGCTTCGTCAAATTCTTAACAACGCTGAAAGATAAGCTTCCTAAAGATGTAACACCATTCGCTTTTTCTAATAATGCGGATGATCCATACCGCTTATGGTGGGCGCTCTATTCCCAACAAGGCGGAAATGATGTTATTTCGGATGACGGCAAAACACCTGCGATTGATACGGATAAGGCAATTAAAGCGGCAAACTATATCAAGGACTTATATTATACAAGTAAAGTAATTAAACCGCAGGATCCTGACTTTTACAAAACGTTCCAAAGCGGCAAGGGTGCCATCATGATGACAGGCGTGTGGGCTACAGGAATTTGGGAAACGACCAAAGATCTTGATTTCGGTGCTATGCCAATTCCTAATATCTTTGGAAATTCGAAAACATGGGGAGATTCCCACACCATCATCTTACCAGTGACCGCGAAGGAAGATCCTAAGAAGCGCGAAGCTGCATTGACGTTTGCCAACTATGTTGCTGAAAAAGGCGGCCAAGTTTGGGCAAAAGCAGGACACATTCCTGCCAACAAATCTGTTTTCGATACAGCAGAATACAAAGCTCTTAAATACCGCAGTGACTATGCAAGTGTAGCTGGTGATGTGGTATTCCCTAAGGTATCAGATAAAACATGGCCTAAGAATGATGTTTTGAAAAAATATTTGGATGAAATTTGGTTGAATAAAACCCCGACGGATGCTGTGTTTAAGAAGATTGATGGTGAGTTAAAAACATTGCTCTCTAAATAA
- a CDS encoding sulfatase, with translation MLTRPNILLITSDQQHWNTIGAFNEEIHTPNLDRLVREGTTFTRAYCPNPTCTPTRSSIITGMYPSQHGAWTLGTKLLEDRHTVGEDFNKSGFQTALIGKAHFQPLRGTDEYPSLEAYPLLQDLDIWRKFTGPFYGFDHVELARNHTNEAHVGQHYAIWMEEKGCKNWRDYFLPPTGTMDKSIMHKWPIPEEFHYNTWIAERSNAMLEQYKENNEPFFLWSSFFDPHPDYLVPEPWDTMYDPDQLTIPVVTPGEHDRNPPHFRMTQEENPDFSAWRETGQGIHGYQSHSLQSPDERKKLVATYYGMISCMDKYIGKILNKLDELGLADNTIVVFTTDHGHFFGQHGLQYKGGFHYEDLIKLPFIVRYPAHVPEGRVSPAIQSLVDLAPTFLSLSGIPIPPVMTGVDQSGVWLGTQPEARNHTVCEFRHEPTTIHQKTYVDERYKITVYYNQTYGEIFDLQEDPGELNNLWDEPQHAALKSELLLKYAWAELGKESMPMPRIWHA, from the coding sequence ATTTTGACCAGACCCAACATTTTGCTTATCACCAGCGACCAGCAGCATTGGAATACAATAGGAGCGTTTAACGAGGAAATCCATACCCCTAATCTGGACCGATTGGTTAGGGAAGGGACGACGTTTACGAGAGCATATTGTCCGAATCCGACCTGTACTCCGACCCGATCGTCGATCATTACCGGCATGTATCCGAGTCAACACGGGGCGTGGACACTCGGCACTAAGCTGCTGGAAGATCGGCATACCGTAGGAGAGGATTTCAACAAGAGCGGTTTTCAAACAGCTTTGATCGGTAAGGCTCACTTTCAACCCCTGCGCGGTACAGATGAGTATCCTTCGCTTGAAGCATACCCGCTACTTCAGGATTTGGATATCTGGAGAAAATTTACGGGGCCTTTCTATGGCTTTGACCATGTGGAGTTAGCCCGAAATCATACAAATGAAGCACATGTAGGCCAGCATTATGCCATTTGGATGGAGGAGAAGGGCTGCAAGAATTGGCGTGATTATTTTCTCCCCCCAACCGGCACAATGGATAAAAGCATTATGCACAAATGGCCGATACCGGAAGAGTTTCACTACAATACTTGGATCGCTGAAAGGTCAAATGCTATGCTCGAGCAGTACAAGGAGAATAACGAGCCATTTTTCTTATGGTCGAGCTTCTTCGATCCGCATCCGGATTATCTCGTGCCGGAGCCTTGGGATACGATGTATGATCCGGACCAGCTTACGATACCAGTGGTCACCCCAGGAGAGCATGACCGGAATCCGCCGCACTTCCGGATGACACAGGAGGAGAATCCTGATTTCTCCGCATGGCGCGAAACCGGCCAAGGGATTCACGGCTACCAATCTCATTCTCTGCAATCCCCGGACGAACGTAAAAAACTGGTTGCGACTTATTACGGAATGATCAGTTGTATGGACAAATATATCGGCAAAATTCTCAATAAGCTGGATGAGCTTGGTCTTGCAGACAACACGATTGTCGTGTTTACGACGGACCATGGGCACTTCTTTGGTCAGCATGGGCTGCAGTACAAGGGCGGCTTTCACTATGAAGATTTGATCAAGCTGCCCTTTATTGTCCGTTATCCCGCCCACGTCCCGGAAGGCCGTGTTTCCCCGGCGATTCAATCGCTTGTCGACCTTGCGCCCACCTTCCTGTCGCTTTCCGGTATTCCGATTCCTCCAGTAATGACAGGGGTGGATCAAAGCGGTGTCTGGCTCGGTACACAACCGGAAGCCAGAAATCATACTGTTTGTGAGTTTCGGCACGAGCCAACGACCATTCATCAGAAGACGTATGTCGATGAACGGTATAAAATCACGGTATACTATAATCAAACCTACGGTGAAATTTTCGACCTTCAAGAGGATCCTGGAGAGCTTAATAACCTTTGGGATGAGCCGCAGCATGCTGCACTTAAATCCGAATTGCTTTTGAAATACGCTTGGGCGGAGTTGGGAAAAGAATCGATGCCCATGCCACGCATTTGGCACGCATAA
- a CDS encoding AraC family transcriptional regulator, translating to MQEYAHEYADIWYALPTPLQTSGGCWIVRAGRNRAKPHYEVGPKIIRQFGFHLVLSGTLKVSEGKVEVVLEKGDVFCLFPGRSYSYRSLSEDKSPLQMAWLAVDGPQASLLLAEAGLSPESFFGRQLMDHRVWGTLRLIFQGYETENLDPLKEQSLLMELFWRLKKQSSLSVKKDPKRHWLVRVKDYLELHSTEQITIETAAKYAGVHRSHLYASFMEAYGCSPMQYLQQLRMERGAQLLKESRLAVTEIALSLGYPDLYSFSRAFTKYYGLSPKTFRG from the coding sequence ATGCAGGAATACGCTCATGAATACGCCGATATCTGGTATGCCCTTCCTACCCCGCTGCAGACCTCAGGAGGCTGCTGGATTGTGAGGGCAGGCCGAAACAGGGCCAAGCCTCATTATGAAGTCGGACCGAAAATCATTCGTCAATTCGGATTTCATCTTGTGCTGAGTGGTACCCTAAAAGTGTCGGAAGGCAAAGTGGAGGTCGTTCTGGAAAAAGGCGACGTATTCTGTCTCTTTCCGGGCCGCTCCTATTCGTACCGCTCCTTATCAGAGGACAAGTCGCCGCTTCAAATGGCTTGGCTGGCAGTGGATGGACCCCAGGCTTCATTGCTGCTTGCTGAAGCAGGGCTTTCGCCGGAATCGTTCTTTGGCAGACAATTGATGGACCATCGGGTGTGGGGAACGCTTCGCCTAATTTTCCAGGGCTATGAAACAGAGAATTTGGACCCGTTGAAGGAACAAAGCTTGTTAATGGAACTTTTTTGGAGATTGAAGAAGCAGTCGTCGCTGTCAGTAAAAAAAGATCCGAAACGCCATTGGCTAGTAAGAGTAAAAGACTACTTGGAACTCCACAGTACCGAGCAAATAACGATCGAAACGGCTGCCAAGTACGCTGGAGTTCATCGTTCGCATCTGTATGCTTCCTTCATGGAAGCATACGGCTGTTCCCCCATGCAGTACCTGCAGCAGCTTCGAATGGAAAGAGGCGCTCAGTTGCTCAAGGAAAGCCGTCTTGCGGTAACTGAAATCGCACTTTCCCTCGGTTATCCTGATTTGTATTCGTTCAGCCGGGCATTTACGAAATATTACGGGTTATCCCCGAAAACATTCCGTGGTTAG